Proteins from one Escherichia coli genomic window:
- the zur gene encoding zinc uptake transcriptional repressor Zur → MEKTTTQELLAQAEKLCAQRNVRLTPQRLEVLRLMSLQDGAISAYDLLDLLREAEPQAKPPTVYRALDFLLEQGFVHKVESTNSYVLCHLFDQPTHTSAMFICDRCGAVKEECAEGVEDIMHTLAAKMGFALRHNVIEAHGLCSACVEIEACRHPEQCHHDHSIQVKKKSR, encoded by the coding sequence ATGGAAAAGACCACAACGCAGGAATTATTAGCGCAGGCTGAAAAACTCTGTGCGCAGCGTAATGTGCGCCTGACCCCGCAGCGCCTGGAAGTGTTACGCCTGATGAGTCTGCAGGATGGCGCTATCAGCGCTTATGATCTGCTTGATTTGTTGCGCGAAGCTGAACCGCAAGCCAAGCCGCCAACGGTTTACCGCGCGCTAGACTTTCTCCTTGAGCAAGGGTTTGTGCATAAAGTTGAGTCCACCAATAGCTATGTGCTCTGTCATCTGTTCGACCAGCCAACGCATACTTCAGCTATGTTTATTTGCGATCGCTGCGGTGCGGTGAAAGAAGAGTGTGCGGAAGGTGTGGAGGACATCATGCATACGCTGGCGGCAAAAATGGGTTTTGCCCTGCGGCATAATGTGATTGAAGCACATGGATTATGTTCAGCATGTGTAGAAATAGAAGCGTGTCGTCATCCTGAACAGTGCCACCATGACCACTCTATTCAGGTGAAAAAGAAATCTCGCTAA
- the yjbJ gene encoding CsbD family protein translates to MNKDEAGGNWKQFKGKVKEQWGKLTDDDMTVIEGKRDQLVGKIQERYGYQKDQAEKEVVDWETRNEYRW, encoded by the coding sequence ATGAATAAAGATGAAGCCGGCGGTAACTGGAAACAGTTTAAAGGTAAAGTGAAAGAGCAATGGGGCAAACTGACCGATGATGATATGACGGTCATTGAAGGTAAACGTGATCAACTGGTCGGTAAAATCCAGGAACGTTATGGTTATCAGAAAGATCAGGCAGAAAAAGAGGTCGTGGATTGGGAAACCCGCAATGAATATCGCTGGTAA
- the dinF gene encoding MATE family efflux transporter DinF: MAFLTSSDKALWHLALPMIFSNITVPLLGLVDTAVIGHLDSPVYLGGVAVGATATSFLFMLLLFLRMSTTGLTAQAYGAKNPQALARALVQPLLLALGAGALIALLRTPIIDLALHIVGGSEAVLEQARRFLEIRWLSAPASLANLVLLGWLLGVQYARAPVILLVVGNILNIVLDVWLVMGLHMNVQGAALATVIAEYATLLIGLLIVRKILKIRGISGEMLKKAWRGNFRRLLALNRDIMLRSLLLQLCFGAITVLGARLGSDIIAVNAVLMTLLTFTAYALDGFAYAVEAHSGQAYGARDGSQLLEVWRAACRQSGIVALLFSVIYLLAGEHIIALLTSLTQIQQLADRYLIWQVILPLVGVWCYLLDGMFIGATRAAEMRNSMAVAAAGFALTLLTLPWLGNHGLWLALTVFLALRGLSLAAIWQRHWRNGTWFAAT; the protein is encoded by the coding sequence ATGGCATTCCTCACTTCATCTGATAAAGCACTCTGGCATCTCGCCTTACCCATGATTTTCTCCAATATCACCGTCCCGTTGCTTGGGCTGGTCGATACGGCGGTTATTGGTCATCTTGATAGTCCGGTTTATCTGGGCGGTGTGGCGGTTGGTGCAACGGCGACCAGCTTTCTCTTTATGCTGTTGCTGTTTTTGCGCATGAGCACCACCGGGCTTACTGCACAGGCTTATGGCGCTAAAAATCCCCAGGCATTAGCCCGTGCGCTGGTACAGCCGTTGCTGTTGGCTCTGGGGGCTGGGGCGTTAATTGCGCTGCTGCGTACGCCGATTATCGATCTGGCGCTGCATATTGTTGGCGGTAGCGAAGCAGTGCTGGAACAGGCGCGGCGCTTTCTTGAAATCCGCTGGTTAAGCGCACCGGCGTCGCTGGCGAATCTGGTGTTACTTGGCTGGCTACTCGGCGTGCAATATGCCCGTGCGCCAGTAATTTTGTTAGTAGTCGGCAATATTCTCAACATAGTGCTGGATGTCTGGCTGGTGATGGGGCTGCATATGAACGTGCAGGGCGCTGCGCTGGCGACGGTTATTGCAGAATATGCAACATTGCTGATTGGTCTGCTAATAGTGCGTAAAATCCTCAAAATACGCGGCATCTCCGGAGAAATGCTGAAAAAAGCCTGGCGAGGTAATTTCCGCCGTTTGCTGGCGCTTAACCGCGATATCATGCTGCGCTCGCTGTTGCTGCAACTCTGTTTTGGTGCGATCACCGTACTTGGCGCACGACTGGGAAGTGACATCATCGCTGTAAACGCGGTTCTGATGACGCTACTCACCTTTACCGCCTATGCGCTTGATGGTTTTGCCTACGCGGTTGAAGCGCATTCAGGTCAGGCGTACGGTGCGCGCGACGGGAGCCAGCTATTGGAGGTCTGGCGCGCAGCGTGCCGCCAGTCGGGGATCGTTGCACTGCTGTTTTCGGTGATTTATTTACTGGCAGGGGAACACATCATTGCGTTGTTGACGTCGTTAACCCAGATTCAACAGCTGGCCGACCGCTATCTTATCTGGCAGGTGATTTTGCCATTGGTCGGTGTCTGGTGTTATCTACTGGACGGTATGTTTATAGGCGCAACGCGTGCGGCTGAAATGCGTAACAGTATGGCGGTAGCTGCAGCAGGTTTTGCCCTGACGCTCCTTACGCTGCCGTGGCTGGGCAATCATGGTTTGTGGTTGGCATTAACTGTCTTTCTGGCGCTGCGCGGGCTTTCTCTGGCAGCTATCTGGCAGCGTCACTGGCGCAACGGTACCTGGTTTGCAGCAACGTGA